In Poecilia reticulata strain Guanapo linkage group LG17, Guppy_female_1.0+MT, whole genome shotgun sequence, the following proteins share a genomic window:
- the psmb5 gene encoding proteasome subunit beta type-5, with the protein FQLFTTRGRCVIFAALKNKSSCSCRKLLAHRTLSKMALASVLSSDCPDFSSDYRQPFAFGCGSGQNEGESEAGPGESLSFCVKNSLLAGDEDGVERKIEFLHGTTTLAFKFQHGVIVAVDSRATAGSYIASQTVKKVIEINPYLLGTMAGGAADCSFWERLLARQCRIYELRNKERISVAAASKLLANMVYQYKGMGLSMGTMVCGWDKRGPGLYYVDSEGNRVCGDLFAVGSGSMYAYGVMDSGLRHSLSVEEACELGRRAIYQATYRDAYSGGQVNLYHVHSKGWTRVSQTDVLTLHQQYKEQA; encoded by the exons tttcagttATTCACCACACGGGGGCGCTGTGTAATTTTTGCAGCCTTGAAGAATAAGTCTTCCTGCTCTTGCCGGAAGTTGCTTGCTCATCGCACTCTTTCAAAGATGGCTCTTGCTAGTGTGTTAAGTAGTGATTGTCCGGATTTTTCGTCTGATTATCGGCAGCCATTCGCTTTCGGCTGCGGTTCCGGACAGAACGAAGGAGAATCCGAAGCTGGACCGGGGGAAAGTCTCAGTTTTTGCGTTAAGAACTCGCTGCTCGCTGGGGATGAAGATGGCGTTGAGAGAAAAATAGAGTTTCTGCACGGAACAACCACATTAGCGTTTAAA TTCCAGCATGGCGTTATCGTGGCGGTGGACTCTCGGGCCACGGCGGGCTCCTACATCGCCTCGCAGACGGTGAAGAAGGTGATCGAGATCAACCCTTACCTCCTGGGGACCATGGCCGGAGGCGCCGCAGACTGCAGCTTCTGGGAGCGCCTGCTCGCCCGCCAGTGCCGCATCTACGAGCTGCGCAACAAAGAGCGCATCTCTGTGGCGGCCGCCTCGAAGCTGCTGGCCAACATGGTGTACCAGTACAAAGGCATGGGACTCAGCATGGGCACCATGGTGTGCGGCTGGGACAAGAGAGGACCTG GGCTGTACTACGTCGACTCGGAGGGCAATCGGGTGTGCGGCGACCTGTTTGCGGTGGGCTCAGGCTCCATGTACGCCTACGGTGTAATGGACAGCGGCCTGCGGCACAGCCTGAGCGTGGAGGAGGCCTGCGAGCTGGGCCGCCGGGCCATCTACCAGGCGACGTACCGTGACGCCTACAGCGGAGGGCAGGTCAACTTGTACCACGTCCACAGCAAAGGTTGGACACGGGTCTCCCAGACCGACGTGCTGACGCTGCACCAGCAGTACAAAGAGCAAGCGTAA
- the psmb11a gene encoding proteasome subunit beta type-11a — MALEDICCFKDKPAQQLFPFPALETDYHNLELERLKKSQTNWGDPQHIYMPPFPQATPFISRRTSRFGPPNHVLTVQRPFPLSHGTTTLGFIFQGGVIAAADTRASAGGLVACPAVHKITPIHSHLVVTSSGSGADCMLWERILIREIRLYELRHKRRLSIRASAKLLSCMLHPFKGTDVCVALTLCGWEKEGGSTGLVHNFGNQSFVTDVSSSGSVSNTSAADPLSPNSGPRVIYVCSDGARLQGDIISVGSGSPYAYGVLDGGLSWSLSKEEAISLAREAVFRATHRDAYSGNNVDLFHIDAKGWIQRPREDLKEEYYRELERRSKRRREKKKRDTIESS, encoded by the coding sequence ATGGCTCTGGAAGATATTTGTTGCTTCAAAGACAAGCCTGCGCAGCAGCTGTTTCCTTTTCCAGCTTTGGAGACAGATTATCACAACCTTGAGTTGGAAAGACTGAAGAAATCTCAAACAAACTGGGGGGATCCACAGCACATTTACATGCCACCTTTCCCACAAGCCACTCCATTTATCAGCAGACGCACGTCTCGTTTCGGACCGCCAAACCATGTGCTGACCGTGCAAAGGCCTTTCCCTCTGTCTCATGGAACAACAACcttgggttttattttccaaggtGGTGTAATTGCAGCAGCAGACACACGTGCCAGCGCGGGTGGCCTTGTCGCATGTCCGGCTGTACACAAGATCACCCCTATTCACTCCCATTTAGTGGTCACCTCCTCAGGCAGCGGTGCAGACTGCATGCTTTGGGAGCGCATCCTGATCAGAGAGATCAGACTGTATGAACTGCGGCATAAGCGTCGACTCTCCATAAGAGCTTCTGCCAAGCTTCTTTCCTGTATGTTGCATCCATTTAAAGGGACTGATGTGTGTGTGGCACTCACTCTGTGCGGTTGGGAAAAGGAAGGAGGGAGCACTGGGCTTGTTCACAACTTTGGCAACCAATCTTTTGTGACTGATGTGAGCTCTTCAGGCAGTGTCAGCAACACTTCAGCAGCAGATCCGCTATCCCCAAACAGTGGCCCACGGGTTATCTACGTGTGCAGCGATGGCGCCCGACTGCAAGGAGATATCATCTCTGTTGGATCAGGGTCTCCTTATGCTTACGGAGTCCTGGATGGGGGTCTGAGTTGGAGTTTGAGTAAAGAAGAAGCCATCTCCTTGGCAAGAGAAGCTGTTTTCAGAGCCACTCATAGGGATGCCTACTCTGGAAACAATGTGGATCTTTTTCACATCGATGCCAAGGGTTGGATCCAAAGACCAAGGGAGGACCTGAAAGAAGAATATTACAGAGAGTTGGAGAGGAGGTCCAAGcgcagaagagaaaagaaaaagagagataCAATAGAAAGCAGTTAG